The Pseudanabaena sp. ABRG5-3 genome includes the window AGAAGTACCTACTATTTAGCATGGATTTCTGCTTTTACCCCCCTTCATCCCCCCTTTGTAAGGGGGGAAACTTAAATCCTCCCCCTTACAAAGGGGGAGTTAGAGGGGGTAAAAACTTCTCAAACACGCTCTAAACAAAGCTACAAAAGATTTAGGCATGAAAACGTTTATTCAGTTTACCTACTGTGCTTTCTGCCAGAGTTTTAGCAACTATTTTCTCTATTGTCGTCAGTGCGATCGCTGTTGGCATTCTCACTTATCCTTTTTGGGTTAAGTTACGCCACGATCGCCTCATCGCAAAGCCATTTCCTAAGCATTGGTTAGATATTATCGAGAGCAATATTGCTATTTATCGCTATCTCTCAGTTGAGCAGCAACAACAATTGCAAGGCAGTATTCAAATATTTCTCAAGGAAAAGCAATTTATTGGCTGTTTGGGGTTACAAGTCACCGAAGAGATGAAGGTCACGATCGCAGCGATCGCCTGTTTATTACTATTTAGCGATCGCAAAACCTACTTCCCAAATCTGCGTTCCATTCTGATTTATCCCCATGCCTATATTGTCAACGAAACAGTAATGAGCGATCGCTATGTGGTCGAAGAAAGAAGAGTAGCAAGGTTAGGCGAATCATGGACAAAGGATCAATTAATTCTCTCTTGGGAACAGGTCAGTCAGGACTTACTTAATTGGCAAGATGGACATAACGTGATCCTCCATGAATTCGCGCATCAACTCGATCAAGAAGATGGAAAAGCAGAAGGTGTGCCAATTCTATCAAGGAAATTAGATTACGCTGTATGGGCAAAGGTAATGACAGCCGAGTATTTGCAATTA containing:
- a CDS encoding zinc-dependent peptidase, translating into MLSARVLATIFSIVVSAIAVGILTYPFWVKLRHDRLIAKPFPKHWLDIIESNIAIYRYLSVEQQQQLQGSIQIFLKEKQFIGCLGLQVTEEMKVTIAAIACLLLFSDRKTYFPNLRSILIYPHAYIVNETVMSDRYVVEERRVARLGESWTKDQLILSWEQVSQDLLNWQDGHNVILHEFAHQLDQEDGKAEGVPILSRKLDYAVWAKVMTAEYLQLCDQVERNQRTVMDSYGATNPAEFFAVATETFFEKPKQLNQKHQSLYELLQRHYRLDPLQWH